In a genomic window of uncultured Flavobacterium sp.:
- a CDS encoding DUF6169 family protein, producing MNFDNVFFENLYSVDFGETNNQKFFNDPEIEITITAIINDFLHKNPELILYYVCDSVDLKQDFRKKLFDKWYAKTERDEFSKINFQYPIPEENMNYHLGFIFKTEFHELEDILEKVNLKLEEFANLK from the coding sequence ATGAATTTTGATAATGTCTTTTTTGAAAATTTATATTCTGTAGATTTTGGAGAAACCAATAATCAGAAATTTTTTAATGATCCCGAAATAGAAATAACAATTACAGCTATTATAAATGATTTTCTACATAAAAATCCTGAGCTAATATTATATTATGTTTGTGATAGTGTCGATCTTAAACAAGATTTTAGAAAAAAACTATTTGATAAATGGTACGCAAAAACGGAAAGAGATGAGTTTTCTAAAATTAATTTTCAATATCCAATTCCAGAGGAAAATATGAATTATCATTTAGGGTTTATTTTCAAAACTGAATTTCATGAACTTGAAGACATTCTTGAAAAAGTAAATTTAAAATTAGAGGAATTTGCAAATTTAAAATAA
- a CDS encoding carbon-nitrogen hydrolase: MPKRKYKIAVIQLNLNDVAENNLKKCISWVKDAANKGAEVILLPELYSSHYFCQSEDVDNFALAEPLYSTSFVAFSALAKELGVVIIVPFFEKRMAGIYHNSAYIIDTDGTEAGLYRKMHIPDDPHFYEKFYFTPGDLGFQAIETKKGKIGTLICWDQWYPEAARITALKGAEVLFYPTAIGWHPKEKEQYGENQYGAWMNVMKGHAVANGVFVAAANRIGLEKYIEGTEGIQFWGASFIAGPQGEILAQASHDQEEILIAEVDLDLQENVRQNWPFFRDRRIDAFGDITKRAID, encoded by the coding sequence ATGCCGAAAAGAAAATATAAAATCGCCGTTATTCAGTTAAATCTAAATGATGTTGCCGAAAATAATCTAAAAAAATGTATTAGTTGGGTAAAAGATGCTGCCAATAAAGGTGCAGAAGTTATCTTACTTCCAGAATTATATAGCAGTCATTATTTTTGTCAAAGTGAAGATGTAGATAATTTTGCTTTAGCAGAACCACTTTACAGTACTTCGTTTGTTGCTTTTAGTGCTTTGGCAAAAGAATTAGGAGTAGTAATTATTGTTCCTTTTTTCGAAAAAAGAATGGCTGGAATCTATCACAATAGTGCATACATTATTGATACTGATGGAACAGAAGCTGGTTTATACCGTAAAATGCATATTCCGGATGATCCACATTTCTACGAAAAATTCTACTTTACTCCGGGAGATTTAGGATTTCAGGCAATTGAAACTAAAAAAGGAAAAATTGGAACTTTAATTTGTTGGGATCAATGGTATCCTGAAGCAGCTCGTATTACGGCTTTAAAAGGTGCCGAAGTATTGTTTTATCCAACAGCAATTGGTTGGCATCCAAAAGAAAAAGAACAATACGGAGAAAACCAATATGGCGCGTGGATGAACGTTATGAAAGGTCACGCTGTTGCAAATGGAGTTTTTGTTGCCGCTGCAAACAGAATTGGTTTAGAAAAATATATTGAAGGAACAGAAGGAATTCAGTTTTGGGGAGCTTCGTTTATTGCAGGTCCGCAAGGTGAAATTTTAGCTCAGGCTTCTCACGATCAGGAAGAAATTCTAATTGCTGAAGTTGATTTGGATTTACAAGAAAATGTGCGTCAAAATTGGCCATTTTTCAGAGACAGAAGAATCGATGCTTTTGGAGATATTACAAAAAGAGCAATAGACTAA
- a CDS encoding OmpA family protein, producing MKKKLASVSLVLLSFAANAQNMATTSNQPSIDAPAYNRWSIELNGGVNKPVRAMTPGYSSETLGLFHTDLGVRYMFNPKFGLKLDVGYDQLQERNDTPEFDSKYYRASLQGVVNLGRALNFETWTNTFGLLAHGGFGVSQLSNDDGFDGKDYMAHGIMGLTGQVRLSNRVALTGDLTGIINGRQNHNFDGHGVPTNTSLEGVLLNASVGLTFYLGKNEKHADWYSEENERLNKLEDRVTTIETNLIDTDKDGVADLYDLEPNTISGVAVNTKGQSIDTNQNGVPDELESYLDKTYAKKSGEGATNNTVEELINGGYVNVYFDFNSSKPTNASLSGVDFLVKYLKNNPGKTADIIGYADEIGNSSYNTELSRKRAEAVKKVATNAGIDASRLNVIANGEDTSVNKNSKEARQIVRRVTFQVK from the coding sequence ATGAAAAAGAAATTAGCTTCCGTATCCCTCGTATTACTATCCTTTGCAGCAAATGCACAAAATATGGCTACTACCTCAAATCAACCTTCAATTGACGCTCCTGCCTACAATAGATGGTCTATCGAATTAAATGGTGGTGTAAACAAACCCGTTAGAGCAATGACTCCTGGTTATTCTAGCGAAACCCTTGGTCTTTTTCACACAGATTTAGGTGTGAGATATATGTTTAATCCAAAATTTGGATTGAAATTGGATGTTGGTTATGATCAACTTCAGGAACGCAATGACACGCCTGAGTTCGATAGCAAATACTACAGAGCAAGTTTACAAGGGGTTGTTAACCTTGGTAGAGCGTTGAACTTTGAAACATGGACGAACACTTTTGGTTTATTAGCGCATGGTGGTTTTGGTGTTTCGCAATTGAGTAACGACGACGGTTTTGACGGAAAAGACTACATGGCTCACGGAATCATGGGATTAACAGGACAAGTTAGATTAAGCAATAGAGTGGCTTTAACCGGAGATTTAACGGGAATTATTAACGGAAGACAAAACCATAACTTTGACGGACATGGAGTTCCTACTAATACTTCATTAGAAGGTGTATTATTAAACGCTTCTGTTGGTTTGACTTTCTACTTAGGTAAAAATGAAAAACATGCTGATTGGTATTCAGAAGAGAATGAAAGATTAAATAAATTGGAAGACAGAGTTACTACAATTGAAACAAATCTAATTGATACTGACAAAGATGGTGTTGCTGATTTGTATGATTTAGAACCAAATACTATTTCTGGAGTTGCTGTTAATACAAAAGGACAATCTATTGATACGAATCAAAATGGGGTTCCGGATGAATTAGAAAGTTACTTAGATAAAACTTATGCTAAAAAAAGCGGCGAAGGCGCGACAAACAATACTGTTGAAGAATTGATTAACGGCGGGTATGTAAATGTTTATTTTGATTTTAATTCTTCAAAACCAACGAATGCTTCGTTATCCGGTGTTGATTTCTTAGTGAAATACTTGAAAAATAATCCTGGTAAAACTGCAGATATTATTGGTTATGCTGACGAAATTGGAAATTCTAGTTACAATACTGAATTATCAAGAAAAAGAGCTGAAGCTGTGAAAAAAGTAGCAACAAATGCTGGAATTGATGCTTCAAGATTGAATGTAATTGCGAATGGTGAAGACACTTCTGTGAATAAAAATTCTAAAGAAGCGCGTCAAATCGTGAGAAGAGTTACTTTCCAAGTAAAATAA
- a CDS encoding choice-of-anchor I family protein has protein sequence MKKLSITLLAALSIMVSCNNDENSKNEPEIGSNENPATFKEIGSITIGGEGAAEISAYDEKTKKLFTVNNSGTNQIDVIDLSDPTKPTKIGKIDLTPYEGASNSVSVFDGKLAVALESTVNKQGNGKVVVFNTSDLSLIKQITVGALPDMITFSPDGKFIMTANEGEPSTDYLQDPNGSISIIEVANGYAVTTLNFESFSAQATTLQKDGFRISKYAKSFAQDIEPEYVTISDDSKTAWVTLQENNGVAKVDLTSKTITAIYPLGFKDFNTAANAIDVSDKDDKIAFNPWKVKGMYMPDGISHFTANDTPYFVTANEGDAREYTAYSDIKRMKDMKLDATVFPDAATLKLEPNLGRLNLITDMGDSDGDGDLDELVAFGARSFSIWNGNTGKIVFDSKNDVDKKTQELGTYDDKRSDDKGSEPEAVVAVKMGTQNILFVGLERSDAFMTYDVTSPASPQYLQTVKTGDAPEGILFIPASKSPTKRSLLVVSSEGDGTIKIFQPDLK, from the coding sequence ATGAAAAAACTAAGCATCACATTACTAGCAGCTTTATCTATTATGGTAAGTTGTAATAATGATGAAAATTCAAAAAACGAACCAGAAATTGGAAGCAACGAAAATCCTGCAACTTTTAAAGAAATCGGTTCTATTACAATTGGTGGCGAAGGAGCTGCAGAAATCTCTGCTTATGACGAAAAAACAAAAAAACTTTTTACAGTAAATAATAGTGGAACGAACCAAATCGATGTAATTGATTTATCTGATCCTACGAAACCAACTAAAATTGGTAAAATAGATTTAACTCCATATGAAGGCGCTTCAAATAGTGTTTCTGTTTTTGACGGAAAACTTGCTGTAGCTTTAGAATCAACGGTTAACAAACAAGGAAACGGAAAAGTTGTTGTTTTTAATACCAGTGATTTAAGCCTTATCAAACAAATTACAGTTGGCGCATTACCTGATATGATTACTTTTTCGCCTGACGGAAAATTTATAATGACTGCTAATGAAGGAGAACCAAGTACAGATTATTTGCAAGATCCAAACGGAAGTATTTCTATAATTGAAGTTGCAAATGGTTATGCCGTTACGACTTTAAATTTTGAATCTTTTAGCGCTCAGGCAACAACTTTACAAAAAGATGGTTTCAGAATTTCAAAATATGCAAAGAGTTTTGCTCAGGATATCGAACCTGAATATGTAACTATTTCTGATGATTCTAAAACTGCTTGGGTTACTTTGCAAGAAAATAATGGTGTTGCAAAAGTAGATTTGACTTCTAAAACTATTACTGCAATTTACCCTTTAGGCTTTAAAGATTTCAATACTGCTGCTAATGCGATTGATGTAAGTGATAAAGATGATAAAATAGCTTTTAATCCGTGGAAAGTTAAAGGTATGTATATGCCTGACGGAATTAGCCATTTTACTGCAAATGATACTCCATATTTTGTTACTGCTAACGAAGGTGACGCAAGAGAATATACTGCATATTCAGATATTAAAAGAATGAAAGACATGAAGTTAGACGCTACTGTTTTTCCTGATGCTGCAACTTTAAAACTAGAGCCAAACTTAGGAAGACTTAATCTTATTACTGATATGGGAGATTCTGACGGTGATGGAGATCTAGATGAATTAGTAGCTTTTGGTGCTCGTTCTTTTTCTATTTGGAATGGAAATACTGGTAAAATTGTTTTTGACAGTAAAAATGATGTAGACAAAAAGACTCAGGAATTAGGAACTTATGATGACAAACGTAGTGATGATAAAGGTTCTGAGCCAGAAGCTGTAGTTGCCGTTAAAATGGGAACTCAAAATATTCTGTTTGTTGGTTTAGAAAGATCGGACGCTTTTATGACTTATGATGTAACAAGTCCTGCTTCTCCACAATATTTACAAACTGTAAAAACTGGTGATGCTCCGGAAGGAATTCTTTTTATTCCGGCTTCTAAAAGTCCAACGAAAAGAAGTTTATTAGTGGTTAGCAGTGAAGGCGACGGAACAATCAAAATTTTTCAGCCGGATTTAAAATAA
- a CDS encoding agmatine deiminase family protein produces the protein MSNNRRFPAEWEKQQGIVLCFPHNGNDWPGKYEAVQWAFVEFIKKVATFETVFLVVADEKLKEKVAEMLERARINIVNVSFIIHKTNRSWMRDSGPIIVKNGSKREALNFNFNGWAKYKNYQLDKFVPGKIADFIDVPLTQVMYKGKPVIVEGGAIDVNGRGTLLTSEECLMHPSIQVRNKNFTKEDYEAVFKEYLGVTNVIWLGDGIEGDDTHGHIDDLCRFVNEDTIVTIVETDKNDSNYKPLQDNLKRLQNAKLEDGKSPIIVALPMPKRVDFEDLRLPASYANFLILNNCVLVPTFNDSNDRVALNILSECFPDREVIGISCIDFIWGFGTLHCLSQQIPA, from the coding sequence ATGTCAAATAATAGAAGATTTCCAGCAGAATGGGAGAAACAACAAGGAATCGTATTGTGTTTTCCACATAATGGTAACGACTGGCCAGGAAAATACGAAGCAGTTCAATGGGCTTTTGTAGAATTTATTAAAAAAGTAGCCACTTTTGAAACTGTTTTTTTGGTCGTAGCCGATGAAAAATTAAAAGAAAAAGTTGCCGAAATGCTTGAAAGAGCGCGTATAAATATTGTAAATGTTTCTTTTATTATTCATAAAACCAACAGAAGCTGGATGCGTGATTCCGGGCCAATTATTGTAAAAAATGGTTCGAAAAGAGAAGCTTTAAACTTCAATTTTAACGGTTGGGCAAAATATAAAAACTATCAGTTAGATAAATTTGTTCCGGGTAAAATAGCTGATTTTATCGATGTTCCTTTAACACAAGTAATGTACAAAGGAAAACCGGTTATCGTTGAAGGCGGTGCAATTGATGTAAACGGAAGAGGAACTTTATTAACTTCTGAAGAATGTTTGATGCATCCTTCAATTCAGGTTCGAAATAAAAACTTTACAAAAGAAGATTACGAAGCTGTTTTTAAAGAATACTTGGGAGTTACAAACGTAATCTGGCTTGGAGACGGAATAGAAGGAGATGATACACACGGTCACATCGATGATTTATGCCGATTTGTAAACGAAGATACGATTGTAACAATTGTAGAAACAGATAAAAACGACTCAAATTACAAACCATTGCAAGATAATTTGAAGCGTTTACAAAATGCAAAACTTGAAGACGGAAAATCTCCAATAATTGTTGCATTACCAATGCCAAAACGTGTAGATTTTGAAGATTTAAGATTACCGGCAAGTTATGCGAACTTCTTAATTTTGAATAATTGTGTTTTAGTGCCAACTTTTAACGATAGCAATGACAGAGTTGCGCTAAATATATTATCAGAGTGTTTCCCTGACAGAGAAGTAATCGGAATTAGTTGTATCGATTTTATCTGGGGATTCGGAACTTTACATTGTTTAAGCCAACAGATTCCTGCTTAA
- the fahA gene encoding fumarylacetoacetase: MPITANDTKRKSWLEVPENSDFPIQNIPFGVFLTKENVVTVGTRIGDYAIDLGALQQLSYFEGIDLTDDMFMQDTLNDFISDGKKTWRLVRNRIADIFDENNPQLRDSTKDRDIVIFKIDDVEMQLPVLIGDYTDFYSSKEHATNVGKMFRDPENALLPNWLHIPVGYHGRSSTIVPSGIPVHRPMGQTLPNGEKLPVFGASRLVDFELETAFITTDVNVMGENIPTYEAEDYIFGMVLLNDWSARDIQKWEYVPLGPFLAKNFATSISPWIVTMDALEPFRTKGPKQDPTPLPYLQTKGKKAFDIHLEVSIQPENQEETIVSKSNFKYLYWSMAQQLAHHTSNGCRVNSGDMMGSGTISGPTPNSFGSMLELTWGGKNPIKLKDGSERKFIEDNDTVIIRGFCESNEVRIGFGEVSSQLLAPFVRA, from the coding sequence ATGCCAATAACCGCCAACGATACCAAAAGAAAATCATGGTTAGAAGTACCAGAAAATAGTGACTTCCCTATTCAAAATATTCCTTTCGGTGTATTTCTTACTAAAGAAAATGTCGTTACAGTAGGAACGCGAATTGGCGATTATGCCATAGATTTAGGGGCTTTACAACAATTAAGCTATTTTGAAGGAATAGATTTAACCGATGATATGTTCATGCAGGACACGCTAAATGATTTTATTTCTGACGGAAAAAAAACATGGCGTCTCGTTCGAAATCGTATCGCTGATATATTCGACGAAAACAATCCACAACTAAGAGATTCAACAAAAGATCGCGATATTGTTATTTTTAAAATTGACGATGTCGAGATGCAATTGCCTGTTTTAATTGGTGATTACACTGATTTTTACTCTAGTAAAGAGCACGCGACTAATGTAGGAAAAATGTTTCGCGACCCAGAAAATGCTTTATTACCAAACTGGCTACATATTCCGGTAGGATATCACGGTAGAAGCTCTACAATTGTTCCATCTGGAATTCCGGTTCACAGACCAATGGGGCAAACTTTACCAAATGGGGAAAAATTACCCGTTTTTGGTGCTTCACGTTTAGTAGATTTTGAACTTGAAACTGCTTTTATTACTACTGATGTAAACGTAATGGGAGAAAATATCCCTACTTATGAAGCCGAAGATTATATTTTCGGAATGGTTTTATTGAATGACTGGAGCGCGCGTGATATTCAGAAATGGGAATATGTGCCTCTTGGACCATTCTTAGCCAAAAACTTCGCAACATCAATTTCTCCTTGGATTGTAACAATGGATGCTTTGGAACCTTTTAGAACTAAAGGTCCTAAACAAGATCCAACGCCGCTTCCTTATTTACAAACAAAAGGAAAAAAAGCATTCGATATTCATTTAGAAGTTTCAATACAACCGGAAAATCAAGAGGAAACTATTGTTTCTAAATCGAATTTCAAATATTTGTATTGGTCAATGGCACAGCAATTGGCGCATCATACTTCAAACGGATGTCGTGTAAATTCTGGTGACATGATGGGTTCAGGAACAATTTCTGGTCCAACTCCTAATAGTTTTGGTTCTATGTTAGAATTGACTTGGGGCGGAAAAAACCCTATTAAGTTAAAAGATGGCAGCGAACGTAAATTTATCGAAGATAATGATACTGTTATTATTAGAGGTTTCTGCGAAAGCAATGAAGTTCGTATTGGTTTTGGAGAAGTTTCAAGCCAATTATTAGCTCCATTTGTGAGAGCTTGA
- the glyA gene encoding serine hydroxymethyltransferase codes for MQRDEQIFDLILEEQDRQIHGLELIASENFVSDEVMEAAGSVLTNKYAEGYPGKRYYGGCEVVDVIEQIAIDRAKELFGAEYANVQPHSGSQANTAVYHACLNPGDTILGFDLSHGGHLTHGSPVNFSGRLYKPVFYGVDAETGRLDYDKIQEIATKEQPKLIIAGASAYSRDMDFERFRVIADSVGAILFADISHPAGLIAKGLMNDPIPHCHIVSTTTHKTLRGPRGGLILMGKDFENPQGLKTPKGEIRMMSSLLDLAVFPGNQGGPLMHIIAAKAVAFGEALKDEFFTYAMQLQKNANAMADAFVKRGYKIISGGTDNHMMLIDLRNKNISGKEAENALVKAEITVNKNMVPFDDKSPFVTSGIRVGTAAITTRGLVEEDMETIVALIDKVLADHTNEAVIEEVANEVNEMMSERPIFVY; via the coding sequence ATGCAACGCGACGAACAAATTTTTGACCTTATACTAGAGGAACAAGACAGACAAATTCACGGATTAGAACTTATCGCTTCAGAGAATTTTGTAAGTGATGAGGTAATGGAAGCAGCTGGTTCTGTTTTAACTAATAAATATGCAGAAGGATATCCTGGCAAAAGATACTACGGCGGTTGCGAAGTAGTTGACGTTATTGAGCAAATTGCAATTGACAGAGCTAAAGAATTATTTGGAGCTGAATATGCAAACGTACAGCCTCACTCAGGATCTCAGGCAAACACTGCAGTTTACCACGCATGTTTAAATCCTGGTGATACTATTTTAGGTTTTGATTTATCTCACGGTGGTCACTTAACTCACGGATCTCCGGTTAACTTTTCAGGTCGTTTATACAAACCTGTTTTTTACGGTGTAGATGCTGAAACTGGTCGTTTGGACTATGATAAAATTCAGGAAATTGCTACTAAAGAGCAACCAAAATTAATCATCGCAGGAGCTTCGGCTTATTCTCGTGATATGGATTTTGAGCGTTTCAGAGTAATTGCTGACAGCGTAGGAGCAATCTTATTTGCTGATATTTCTCACCCTGCAGGTCTTATTGCAAAAGGATTGATGAATGACCCAATTCCACATTGTCATATTGTTTCTACAACAACTCACAAAACATTACGTGGACCACGTGGAGGTTTGATTTTAATGGGGAAAGATTTCGAAAATCCACAAGGATTAAAAACTCCAAAAGGAGAAATCAGAATGATGTCTTCATTATTAGATCTTGCTGTTTTCCCTGGAAATCAAGGTGGACCATTAATGCACATTATCGCTGCTAAAGCTGTTGCTTTTGGTGAAGCTCTTAAAGATGAGTTCTTTACATATGCAATGCAATTGCAAAAAAATGCAAATGCAATGGCAGATGCTTTTGTAAAAAGAGGATACAAAATTATTTCTGGCGGAACTGATAACCACATGATGCTTATTGACTTAAGAAATAAAAACATTTCTGGTAAAGAAGCAGAAAATGCATTAGTAAAAGCAGAAATCACAGTAAATAAAAACATGGTTCCATTTGATGATAAATCACCATTTGTAACTTCTGGAATTCGTGTTGGAACAGCTGCAATCACAACTCGTGGTTTAGTTGAAGAAGATATGGAAACTATCGTAGCGCTAATCGATAAAGTACTTGCTGACCACACAAATGAAGCAGTTATCGAAGAAGTAGCAAACGAAGTAAACGAAATGATGAGCGAAAGACCAATTTTCGTATATTAA
- a CDS encoding tRNA-(ms[2]io[6]A)-hydroxylase: protein MGVLRLQLPTDPRWVNIVEKNIEEILTDHAWCEQKAATNAITIITNNSEHQDLVKDLLALAKEEIDHFEQVHNIIIKRGLKLGRERKDDYVNELYLYMKKSGDGSRVSGLVERLLFSAMIEARSCERFKVLSENIQDEELAVFYRELMESEAGHYTTFITYARKYGVGIDVEKRWREWLAYEESIITNYGKGETIHG from the coding sequence ATGGGCGTATTAAGATTACAATTACCAACAGACCCAAGATGGGTAAATATTGTAGAAAAAAATATTGAAGAAATCTTGACAGATCACGCTTGGTGCGAGCAAAAAGCAGCAACAAACGCAATAACGATTATTACGAATAATTCAGAACATCAGGATTTGGTCAAAGATTTATTGGCTTTAGCCAAAGAAGAAATTGATCATTTTGAGCAAGTTCATAATATCATTATCAAAAGAGGATTAAAACTAGGACGCGAGCGCAAAGACGATTATGTAAATGAACTTTATTTATATATGAAGAAAAGCGGAGACGGAAGCAGAGTTTCAGGTTTAGTAGAAAGATTATTATTCTCGGCAATGATTGAAGCAAGAAGCTGCGAGCGTTTCAAAGTTTTATCAGAAAATATCCAAGACGAAGAATTAGCAGTTTTCTACAGAGAATTAATGGAAAGCGAAGCAGGGCATTACACAACATTCATTACATACGCCAGAAAATACGGAGTAGGAATCGACGTAGAAAAACGCTGGAGAGAATGGCTTGCCTACGAAGAATCAATAATCACAAACTACGGAAAAGGCGAAACAATTCACGGATAG
- a CDS encoding GMP reductase, producing MRIETDLKLGFKDVMIRPKRSTLKSRSEVSLERNFKFLHSTTIWTGIPIMAANMDTVGTFEMAEVLAKEKLFTAIHKHYSLEEWNNFLQKVTQDFYNYIAISTGTGKEDFEKIGQIITANPLLKFICIDVANGYSEHFVQFLKQTRKQYPDKVIIAGNVVTGEMVEELLLAGADIVKVGIGPGSVCTTRVKTGVGYPQLSAIIECADAAHGLGGHIISDGGCSTPGDVAKAFGAGSDFVMLGGMLAGHTESGGELIEINGEKFKQFYGMSSTTAMDKHVGGVAEYRASEGKTVQVPFKGKVINTILDILGGLRSTCTYVGASRLKELTKRTTFIRVSEQENQIFTK from the coding sequence ATGAGAATAGAAACTGATCTGAAATTAGGGTTTAAAGATGTGATGATTAGACCAAAAAGATCAACGCTCAAAAGTAGATCCGAAGTCTCACTAGAACGAAATTTTAAATTTTTGCACAGTACCACAATCTGGACAGGAATTCCAATTATGGCAGCCAATATGGATACTGTAGGAACTTTTGAAATGGCAGAAGTTCTCGCTAAAGAAAAACTTTTTACGGCCATTCACAAACATTATTCACTAGAAGAATGGAATAACTTCTTGCAAAAAGTAACACAGGATTTCTACAATTATATTGCAATAAGCACCGGAACCGGAAAAGAAGATTTCGAAAAAATCGGTCAAATTATAACCGCAAATCCGTTGCTTAAATTTATTTGTATAGATGTAGCCAATGGATATTCAGAGCATTTTGTGCAGTTTTTAAAGCAAACCCGAAAACAATATCCTGACAAAGTTATTATTGCCGGAAATGTTGTGACTGGCGAAATGGTCGAAGAATTATTATTGGCTGGAGCCGATATTGTAAAAGTCGGAATTGGGCCGGGTTCGGTTTGTACAACTCGGGTAAAAACAGGAGTTGGATATCCGCAGCTTTCAGCTATTATCGAATGTGCCGATGCCGCTCACGGTTTAGGCGGACACATAATCAGCGATGGCGGTTGCAGCACTCCGGGAGATGTAGCAAAAGCTTTTGGTGCAGGTTCAGATTTTGTAATGTTAGGCGGAATGCTTGCCGGACATACAGAAAGCGGAGGTGAATTGATTGAAATAAACGGCGAAAAATTCAAACAGTTTTACGGAATGAGTTCTACAACAGCAATGGATAAACATGTTGGCGGTGTTGCAGAATATAGAGCAAGCGAAGGAAAAACGGTTCAGGTACCTTTCAAAGGAAAAGTCATAAATACAATATTGGATATTTTGGGAGGTTTAAGAAGCACTTGTACGTATGTAGGCGCTTCAAGATTGAAAGAATTAACCAAACGCACCACTTTTATAAGAGTAAGCGAACAGGAAAATCAAATATTTACTAAATAA
- a CDS encoding GNAT family N-acetyltransferase, with translation MITILEAAIGDIKQIQTIVHITWPITYGEILSKEQLDYMLDLFYSDEALTEQYNKREQLFYMIYEGETNIGFIGIEHNYNGEAITKIHKIYLLPETQGKGIGKKVIDEIGKLASENDSTALSLNVNRFNSALGFYKKIGFEVIDEVNIEIGKGYLMEDYVMKKPL, from the coding sequence ATGATCACAATTTTAGAAGCAGCTATAGGCGACATAAAGCAAATTCAGACTATAGTACATATTACATGGCCAATTACTTATGGTGAAATTTTATCAAAAGAACAATTGGATTATATGTTGGATCTTTTTTATTCTGATGAAGCTTTAACGGAGCAATACAATAAAAGAGAGCAATTATTTTATATGATTTACGAAGGTGAAACTAATATAGGTTTCATCGGGATTGAACATAATTATAACGGAGAAGCAATAACAAAAATTCATAAAATCTATCTTTTGCCGGAAACCCAAGGAAAAGGAATTGGTAAAAAAGTTATTGATGAAATCGGGAAATTAGCTTCAGAAAATGATTCAACCGCTTTATCTTTAAATGTAAATCGCTTTAATTCGGCATTAGGATTCTACAAGAAAATAGGTTTTGAAGTTATCGATGAAGTAAACATTGAAATCGGAAAAGGTTATTTGATGGAAGATTATGTGATGAAGAAACCATTGTAA
- a CDS encoding DUF6090 family protein: MAELEVIKHTKKMHEVATSKKHSFVEKVKEIGLEIFIIVFAVSLSIWLHGWSEHRHEQDQVKKFLLGLKSDIQSDVNDSKTIIKQYQEFGKLYTSLSKLDKNKPFDKDSLKKQLPLINMNVYLRPNIYRFNGFVSSGRIGNIENDSLSLNILKFYQQTLSEVNSSESGWMSNQNKLERYLEDNLTNPESIEDNWRVLSTPKGKELSKNLIPWNQIYERYNNLIKSGETIIKQIDEEYDLKK; encoded by the coding sequence ATGGCAGAATTAGAAGTAATTAAACATACCAAAAAAATGCATGAAGTAGCAACAAGCAAAAAACATAGTTTTGTAGAAAAAGTAAAAGAAATTGGTTTAGAGATTTTCATTATCGTTTTTGCAGTTTCCTTATCGATTTGGCTTCACGGATGGAGCGAACACAGACACGAGCAAGATCAGGTTAAAAAGTTTTTACTTGGATTAAAGTCTGATATTCAAAGTGATGTTAATGACAGTAAAACTATTATCAAACAATATCAGGAATTTGGAAAACTATATACTTCTCTAAGTAAATTGGATAAAAACAAACCTTTTGATAAGGATAGCTTAAAAAAGCAACTTCCTCTTATTAATATGAATGTTTATTTAAGACCTAATATTTACAGATTTAACGGTTTTGTCTCTTCAGGAAGAATTGGGAATATTGAGAATGATTCTCTTTCCTTAAATATTCTGAAATTCTACCAACAAACACTTTCAGAAGTAAATTCGTCTGAGTCTGGCTGGATGTCAAACCAAAATAAATTAGAGCGTTATCTTGAAGACAATCTTACTAATCCTGAAAGTATTGAAGATAATTGGAGAGTTTTAAGCACTCCAAAAGGAAAAGAATTATCAAAGAATTTAATTCCGTGGAATCAGATTTACGAACGATACAATAATTTGATTAAATCCGGAGAAACTATCATTAAACAAATTGATGAGGAATATGATTTAAAGAAGTAA